In Myxococcus virescens, the genomic stretch GCACCACGTAGGCGACGCCGCGGGCCAGCCGCTGGACGAGCAGCTCCACGTCCTGGAAGTAGCCCAGCGCCCACACCGCCCGGAGGTCCTGGGCGGTGCGCGTGGGGCTCAGTTCGTCGCCCACACGGGTTCGGAGGGCGCGGCGGATGGCTTCGGCCTCGACGCGCCGGTTGCCTTCGACGCGGACCTCCACCACCCGGCGGGCATCCTCCGGCGACACCGGGGCGTCATCGGGGAGCGCGGGCTCGGAGGCCACGTCGGCAGGAGCAGCGGGAGCGGTCACCTCGGGCACGGCAGAAGGCGCGGCGGCGCCCTCATCCTCTTGCGCCAGCACGGAGCCGGGCATGAGGGACCACATGGCGACCGCCAGCAGCGGGAGCAGTGACTTGCGCGACAGAACGAGGTGCCTCAAGGGGAGACCGGCCAGGAAAAGGCGGGGCAATCTACGGGAAGGCCCATCAGGGCCTCAATGCAAAATTGCCAGGACATCACGCCTCCGACACCTCGCCCCCGGCCAACCTGAGGCGGCGGGGCATGGAGCGGGCAAGCGTCTCGTTGTGGGTGACGACCACGGCGGTGATGCCTTGCTCGCGGTTGACCTCCCGAAGGAGCTGGTGGATGCCCTCGCCCGTCGCCGGGTCGAGGTTGCCGGTGGGCTCGTCCGCCAGCAACACCGCGGGCTTGAGCACCAGGGCGCGCGCCAGGGCCACGCGCTGGGCCTCACCACCCGACAGTTCCCCTGGACGGTGGTCCACGCGGTGTCCCAGTCCCACCCGCTCCAGCAGTTCACGGGCATAGGCGTAGGCGGCGGTGCGGTCCTGTCGCCGGATGAGGGCGGGCATGGCGACGTTCTCCAGGGCGGTGAACTCCGGCAAGAGGAAGTGGCTCTGGAAGACGAAGCCGATGGTCTGGTTCCGGAACTCGGCGATCTCCGCGTCGTT encodes the following:
- a CDS encoding ABC transporter ATP-binding protein, which produces MALLSIRNVFKSYFLHGKRIDILRGVSLDIQRGELVSLVGASGAGKSTFLHVLGTLDAPAAGEVMFEGRAVFSMNDAEIAEFRNQTIGFVFQSHFLLPEFTALENVAMPALIRRQDRTAAYAYARELLERVGLGHRVDHRPGELSGGEAQRVALARALVLKPAVLLADEPTGNLDPATGEGIHQLLREVNREQGITAVVVTHNETLARSMPRRLRLAGGEVSEA